One genomic segment of Vibrio penaeicida includes these proteins:
- a CDS encoding NAD(P)H-dependent oxidoreductase, producing MKKILLLNANPKLSSFAKLLADSYEVEAREKAEVRRMNLSEMEFNLSLDTGYDSEQPLEPSLDAFQQAITWADHIVVISPIWWGGIPAKFKGLLDRSILPGFAFKYEKGSAEPAQLLTGKTVRLILTMDAPEEYLEYQAKPVLDQLDLFTFQFSGMSPAKVNLFGSIIGSDEAQRQQWLTEVAELGASESVK from the coding sequence ATGAAAAAAATACTGTTACTTAATGCCAACCCGAAGTTATCCAGTTTTGCTAAACTGCTGGCCGATTCTTATGAAGTTGAAGCGAGAGAGAAAGCAGAAGTTCGTCGAATGAACCTGTCAGAGATGGAGTTTAATCTCAGCTTGGATACCGGCTACGATAGTGAGCAGCCACTAGAACCAAGTTTGGACGCCTTTCAGCAAGCGATCACTTGGGCGGATCATATTGTGGTTATTTCCCCCATATGGTGGGGAGGTATTCCGGCCAAGTTTAAAGGGCTGCTAGATAGATCCATCCTACCTGGCTTTGCGTTCAAGTATGAAAAGGGCAGTGCTGAGCCTGCTCAACTTCTAACAGGAAAGACGGTTCGACTTATACTCACAATGGATGCGCCAGAGGAGTATTTGGAATATCAAGCGAAACCCGTTTTGGATCAACTCGATCTATTCACATTCCAATTCAGCGGAATGTCACCGGCAAAAGTGAACTTGTTTGGATCGATAATTGGTTCTGATGAAGCTCAAAGACAGCAATGGCTAACAGAGGTCGCTGAATTAGGGGCTTCTGAATCAGTGAAATGA
- a CDS encoding nicotinate phosphoribosyltransferase has protein sequence MNIILNTDSYKASHYLQYPPKTEFVSSYIESRGGEYPQGVYFGLQMFLDQYLSHPISQEDIDEAKAVLTAHGEPFNDEGWQYILETHKGYLPIEIQALPEGSVVPARTPLVQIQNTDPKCAWLTSYLETSLLRAVWYPTTVASKSFAIKSIIQRYLRETADNLDGLPFKLHDFGARGAASNEAASIGGLAHLLNFMGTDTVSALVYAKRYYNEDIAGYSIPAAEHSTITAWGQKNESLAYQNMLDQFSKPGSLVAVVSDSYDLFHAIDNIWGDKLKAKVENSGGTLVVRPDSGNPVEIVAQTIERLMAKFGEFRNKKGFRMLPDCVRVIQGDGISQTTIEHILSELKSKEISADNLAFGMGAELLQKVNRDTMKFAMKASAICIDGKWHDVFKDPATDPNKASRKGRLAVIEASNWETVREDELNGRENALQVVFKDGQVLKRHTLQDIRERIQACA, from the coding sequence ATGAATATCATTTTGAATACCGACTCGTACAAAGCCTCTCATTACCTCCAATATCCGCCAAAGACAGAATTCGTCTCAAGCTACATTGAGTCCCGTGGCGGTGAATACCCGCAAGGAGTGTATTTCGGCTTGCAAATGTTTCTTGACCAATATTTGTCACACCCCATTTCTCAAGAAGACATTGATGAAGCGAAAGCGGTATTAACGGCGCACGGTGAACCCTTCAATGATGAGGGCTGGCAATATATTTTAGAAACGCATAAAGGCTACTTACCGATTGAAATCCAAGCACTCCCAGAAGGAAGTGTTGTGCCAGCGCGTACGCCTTTGGTGCAAATTCAAAATACGGATCCAAAATGCGCGTGGTTAACCAGCTACCTTGAAACATCGTTATTGAGAGCGGTTTGGTACCCAACCACTGTCGCCAGTAAATCTTTCGCGATTAAATCGATTATTCAACGTTATCTGAGAGAAACGGCAGACAACCTAGACGGGTTACCTTTCAAGCTTCACGATTTTGGTGCTCGTGGCGCGGCAAGTAATGAAGCGGCATCCATAGGTGGTTTAGCCCACCTATTGAACTTTATGGGGACGGACACCGTTTCTGCATTGGTTTATGCCAAACGCTACTACAACGAAGACATTGCTGGGTACTCCATCCCCGCAGCCGAACACAGCACCATAACGGCATGGGGGCAGAAAAACGAATCTTTGGCCTACCAAAACATGCTAGACCAATTCTCGAAACCTGGAAGCTTAGTGGCGGTTGTGAGCGACAGTTATGACCTGTTCCACGCCATCGATAATATTTGGGGAGACAAGTTAAAAGCGAAAGTCGAAAACAGTGGTGGAACCTTGGTTGTTCGTCCCGACTCGGGCAACCCCGTCGAGATTGTGGCGCAAACCATCGAGCGCTTAATGGCTAAATTTGGGGAATTCCGAAACAAAAAAGGATTCCGTATGTTGCCAGATTGCGTTCGAGTCATTCAAGGCGATGGGATCTCTCAAACCACCATCGAACATATTCTCTCCGAACTTAAATCCAAAGAAATCAGTGCCGATAACTTGGCGTTTGGCATGGGTGCTGAACTGCTGCAAAAGGTAAACCGAGACACCATGAAGTTTGCCATGAAAGCGTCTGCCATTTGCATTGATGGGAAATGGCACGATGTATTCAAAGATCCGGCGACCGATCCTAATAAAGCGTCTCGAAAAGGTAGATTAGCCGTTATCGAAGCATCCAACTGGGAAACAGTCCGTGAAGACGAGTTAAACGGACGTGAAAACGCGCTTCAAGTGGTGTTCAAAGACGGGCAGGTACTCAAACGTCATACGCTGCAAGACATTCGCGAGCGTATCCAAGCCTGCGCCTGA
- a CDS encoding MerR family transcriptional regulator, producing MLIGQVSQSTGLTTKAIRLYEEKGLIQPPARRGRYRVYSEEDLDVLQLIVEAKSLGVTLAQLKGVITYRDGEVDWQKVHQFLLEVKKNLQIELDRVLKNIEKIDNCIESMDSCPKSR from the coding sequence ATGCTTATCGGACAAGTATCTCAATCCACTGGCTTAACCACCAAAGCGATTCGACTTTATGAAGAAAAGGGGCTTATTCAGCCTCCCGCTCGTCGAGGTCGTTATCGAGTCTACTCTGAAGAAGACCTTGATGTGCTTCAATTGATTGTCGAAGCAAAGTCACTTGGCGTGACATTAGCGCAACTGAAAGGCGTGATTACTTATCGAGATGGTGAAGTGGATTGGCAAAAAGTGCATCAATTTTTGTTAGAAGTAAAAAAGAATCTACAAATTGAACTTGATAGGGTGCTGAAAAATATAGAAAAAATAGATAATTGCATCGAATCCATGGATTCTTGCCCAAAAAGTCGTTGA
- a CDS encoding ASCH domain-containing protein, with protein sequence MTPTQHAFLNQYLDTLPKSERDTIPQITAEYFCADEYNANECARLINEGTKTASCSLKQGYDIEDEPLPVVGRLTLVLNWKEEPVCIVKLTDVAFCPFEEVTEKFAKAEGEGDGTYEWWHTAHVNFFTQYAKEVGAEFNDSSELVLERFEKVFPL encoded by the coding sequence ATGACACCGACCCAACATGCTTTCTTAAATCAATATCTTGATACATTGCCTAAAAGTGAAAGAGACACTATTCCCCAAATTACCGCTGAGTATTTTTGTGCCGACGAATACAACGCCAACGAATGCGCGCGCTTAATCAATGAAGGCACTAAAACTGCTTCATGTAGCTTGAAACAAGGCTACGATATCGAAGATGAACCCCTGCCCGTTGTTGGGCGCTTGACCCTAGTCTTGAACTGGAAAGAAGAACCCGTTTGTATTGTGAAGCTAACAGACGTTGCTTTTTGTCCGTTTGAAGAGGTAACCGAAAAGTTTGCAAAAGCCGAAGGCGAAGGAGACGGCACCTATGAATGGTGGCATACCGCGCATGTGAACTTTTTTACTCAATATGCCAAGGAAGTTGGTGCCGAGTTCAATGACTCGTCGGAGTTAGTACTGGAACGATTCGAGAAAGTGTTTCCTTTGTAA
- a CDS encoding GNAT family N-acetyltransferase, giving the protein MDKKAVLTQYNQFERININLTGYQRHQTMEVVRLVSDNPDGSLISYFDLNDANANAAIDSEVDYFTSLRRSFEWKVYDFDSPSDMGKRLEKKGFVADEPESFMVLDLYTIDVQLPVSGRVVEVSDEEGIRDAIAVQEAVWKTDLSGHFDYLSNFKRTQPDQITIYVVYDNNEPVSSGWITYNGESPFAGVWGGSTLEAHRGKGCYTALLHQRINDAKRRGIHYLTIDASDMSQPIAEKHGFQQLAVTTPFNYDIKNKNE; this is encoded by the coding sequence ATGGACAAAAAAGCAGTACTAACTCAATACAATCAGTTTGAGCGAATCAACATTAATCTTACTGGGTATCAGAGGCACCAAACAATGGAGGTGGTTCGTTTGGTGTCAGATAACCCTGATGGCAGTCTTATTTCGTATTTTGATTTAAATGACGCCAACGCGAATGCAGCCATTGATAGTGAAGTGGATTACTTCACTTCGCTTCGACGTAGCTTTGAATGGAAAGTCTACGATTTTGATTCCCCGAGCGACATGGGAAAAAGATTAGAGAAGAAAGGATTTGTGGCAGATGAGCCTGAATCTTTTATGGTGTTGGATCTCTATACCATTGACGTCCAGCTCCCTGTCTCTGGCCGAGTTGTCGAAGTCAGTGATGAGGAAGGTATTCGAGATGCAATTGCTGTCCAGGAAGCCGTTTGGAAAACCGATCTTAGTGGACATTTCGATTACCTCAGCAACTTCAAACGTACGCAGCCAGACCAAATCACTATTTATGTGGTGTACGACAACAATGAACCTGTGAGCTCCGGTTGGATAACCTATAACGGTGAAAGTCCATTCGCGGGTGTATGGGGTGGCAGTACATTGGAAGCACACCGTGGAAAAGGCTGTTATACCGCACTTTTGCACCAACGAATCAACGACGCTAAACGCCGCGGAATTCACTATCTCACCATTGATGCGTCAGACATGAGTCAACCCATTGCCGAAAAGCACGGGTTTCAGCAGCTCGCTGTCACAACCCCTTTCAACTACGACATTAAAAACAAGAATGAATAA
- a CDS encoding substrate-binding domain-containing protein — protein MKRLLKLISIGSLALLASLPVFSGDKPTMGVVVKIGGIPWFNAMEEGIKQQGKALGMDAFMIGPTSADPALQVRAIEDLIAQGVDAIGVVPNDAEVLEPVLAKARQQGIKVITHESPAQKNVDWNFELASVKGFGDAYGKLLAEKLGGKGQYAVFVGSLTVPLHNAWADAAIEYIKANHPDMTLTGDRYGVAESVDDSRTTALDLMSANPGLKGFLAFGSQGPIGAARAVQERRKTGEVLVLGPFSPGQGRKLVHNGVLTGGFMWNPMEAGKVFVTMADKLIKGETIQAGTNIPGLGVVNPEPGSTNLIVDQLVELNKNTVDDLAAMGL, from the coding sequence ATGAAACGTTTGCTGAAACTGATCTCAATAGGTTCTCTCGCATTATTGGCTTCGTTGCCTGTTTTTTCTGGCGACAAACCGACCATGGGAGTGGTAGTAAAAATTGGGGGGATCCCCTGGTTTAACGCAATGGAAGAAGGCATTAAACAGCAGGGGAAAGCACTGGGAATGGATGCCTTTATGATAGGGCCAACCAGCGCCGACCCTGCACTTCAGGTTCGTGCAATTGAAGATTTGATTGCCCAAGGGGTCGATGCGATTGGTGTGGTTCCTAATGATGCAGAAGTGCTAGAGCCTGTGTTGGCAAAAGCGCGTCAGCAAGGAATTAAAGTCATCACCCACGAATCGCCTGCGCAAAAAAATGTGGATTGGAATTTTGAATTGGCGTCTGTAAAGGGTTTTGGTGATGCCTATGGAAAGTTACTGGCTGAAAAACTGGGCGGCAAAGGGCAATACGCTGTTTTTGTCGGTTCTCTAACGGTGCCACTTCATAACGCTTGGGCAGATGCCGCGATTGAATACATCAAAGCAAACCACCCCGATATGACCTTAACAGGCGATCGCTATGGCGTGGCTGAAAGTGTGGATGATAGCCGCACGACGGCTTTGGATTTGATGTCGGCAAACCCCGGTTTGAAAGGTTTTCTCGCATTTGGAAGCCAAGGTCCAATTGGTGCAGCTCGCGCAGTGCAAGAGCGTAGAAAAACGGGTGAAGTACTGGTACTTGGTCCCTTTTCTCCGGGGCAAGGGCGCAAGCTCGTTCACAACGGTGTGCTAACTGGTGGCTTTATGTGGAACCCCATGGAAGCGGGCAAGGTGTTTGTGACTATGGCTGACAAACTCATCAAAGGAGAGACGATTCAGGCAGGCACCAACATTCCGGGCCTTGGTGTGGTTAACCCTGAGCCGGGCTCAACCAACTTAATTGTCGATCAACTGGTCGAACTCAACAAAAACACGGTAGACGATCTTGCCGCTATGGGGCTGTAA
- a CDS encoding ABC transporter substrate-binding protein, giving the protein MRYWIALAYFRDTLITDTWKTVSLDDITQALNCTRRNAQLVIKRLAEEGSIGWKPGVGRGNLPQAILLKSVNERVERYAKRLMKEGKSEQAIALIPVCERDQFIVEFVAQYQTGVGEEHILQVPFYRGTHSLDVIGISRRSEAHIANHLYAHLVFWDHNAQEYKGDLAHYWEKTDQGTLFYLRKGLRFHDGSPILASDIRRHFERLMGSPHSTRAIYQFIDQVTVHDDWRIEFSSKALPNLIPKLLSSCVMGIAKKDKGRVIGSGPFMLQEQTEWRTLLKVFPYYHGYRPWIDGVEIWNVGDKAKDFELNSDVVHGVHLQNRSRDGFEEKKQWEKGCIYAQLNPNRLAWTKKQSHRKWLQHVIRSIPLPDVTWGEEVAYAEGMMKTPVFENMNSVSPPPTPEALPSVPLQILTYQLSIHIAAAQQIHDALSSLGVECELKILEFPEFDFVETLVKADIIVSGDVFEEDAELSWMSWFFSTNTNTACLTPKYMDWVKDKVVRAMQLPSKLQRLKQLEQTEQALVAKGLYQPIFHIRQDMSVSDKLTMTKLLPNGWIDFTQVVIKNSG; this is encoded by the coding sequence ATGCGTTATTGGATAGCTCTAGCGTATTTTCGAGATACGTTGATTACGGATACATGGAAAACTGTATCACTAGACGACATTACTCAGGCATTAAACTGTACTCGTCGTAATGCCCAGTTGGTGATAAAACGGCTAGCTGAAGAAGGTAGTATTGGTTGGAAACCTGGAGTAGGGCGTGGAAATTTACCTCAAGCAATACTCCTAAAGTCGGTCAATGAACGAGTTGAACGCTACGCCAAACGTTTGATGAAAGAGGGAAAGTCAGAACAAGCCATCGCTCTTATTCCTGTTTGTGAACGCGATCAGTTTATTGTTGAATTTGTCGCGCAGTACCAAACTGGAGTAGGGGAAGAGCATATTCTCCAGGTGCCGTTCTATCGAGGAACTCACAGCCTAGATGTTATTGGTATATCTCGGCGTTCGGAAGCGCACATTGCCAATCATTTGTATGCACATCTTGTTTTCTGGGATCACAATGCTCAAGAGTATAAAGGTGATCTCGCTCATTATTGGGAAAAAACAGACCAAGGCACGTTGTTTTATTTGAGAAAAGGGCTGCGCTTTCATGATGGTAGCCCCATTCTAGCGAGCGACATTCGTCGGCACTTTGAGCGTTTGATGGGCTCACCCCATTCAACCAGGGCTATATACCAGTTTATCGACCAAGTCACAGTGCATGATGACTGGCGCATTGAATTTTCAAGTAAGGCATTACCGAATTTGATTCCAAAATTGCTTTCTTCGTGTGTGATGGGAATTGCCAAAAAGGACAAGGGACGCGTTATTGGATCGGGTCCTTTTATGTTGCAAGAACAAACCGAGTGGCGAACGCTGTTGAAAGTCTTTCCGTATTATCACGGGTATCGCCCTTGGATCGATGGTGTAGAGATTTGGAATGTGGGCGACAAAGCCAAAGACTTCGAACTCAACAGTGATGTTGTGCATGGTGTCCATCTTCAGAACCGTTCCAGAGATGGCTTTGAAGAGAAAAAGCAATGGGAGAAAGGGTGTATCTATGCTCAACTGAACCCGAATCGCTTGGCGTGGACGAAAAAGCAGTCACATCGAAAGTGGCTTCAACATGTGATTCGATCCATACCTTTACCTGACGTGACTTGGGGGGAAGAAGTGGCGTATGCAGAGGGTATGATGAAGACGCCTGTATTCGAAAATATGAACTCTGTTAGCCCTCCACCTACGCCAGAGGCATTACCTTCAGTCCCATTGCAAATATTGACCTATCAGCTCAGCATTCATATCGCTGCCGCCCAGCAGATTCATGATGCGTTGTCGTCTCTAGGTGTCGAGTGTGAATTGAAGATCCTTGAGTTTCCGGAATTTGATTTTGTTGAGACTCTTGTGAAAGCAGACATTATTGTGAGCGGAGATGTGTTTGAAGAAGATGCCGAACTCTCATGGATGTCTTGGTTTTTCAGTACCAACACCAATACAGCATGCTTGACGCCTAAATATATGGATTGGGTAAAAGATAAAGTGGTACGTGCAATGCAACTCCCGAGCAAATTGCAGAGGTTAAAACAATTAGAGCAAACCGAACAAGCGCTCGTGGCCAAAGGGTTGTACCAGCCAATTTTTCATATTCGGCAAGATATGAGTGTTTCCGACAAGCTGACCATGACCAAACTTTTACCTAATGGATGGATAGATTTCACGCAAGTTGTGATCAAAAACAGCGGATAG
- a CDS encoding SDR family NAD(P)-dependent oxidoreductase, translating to MSLKGKTVLVTGAGRGIGKGIATEFAKLGCNLVIADINVDNAQTTAKELTGYDVETLALQSDISKWEDVKSMVSKAVERFGTLDIAVNNAGVLSIKSVEELTEEDWDFVNNVNAKGVFLCCKAEIAAMKKTGSGRIINVASIAGKEGFPDLAHYCASKFAVVGFTNSLAKEMQRTGITVNAICPGIVPTAMWYGPDGLAERWKLEGETMEESWARHQDILIPQGVGQTPEDMGKLAVYFAQAEHVTGQAVNVDGGFTFH from the coding sequence ATGTCTCTGAAAGGAAAAACAGTGCTTGTGACAGGTGCGGGGAGAGGAATTGGCAAAGGTATCGCAACGGAATTTGCCAAACTCGGTTGCAACTTAGTGATCGCCGATATCAATGTCGACAACGCCCAAACGACGGCAAAAGAGTTGACTGGCTATGACGTTGAGACACTGGCTCTGCAAAGTGATATTTCAAAATGGGAAGATGTGAAAAGCATGGTATCGAAAGCAGTCGAACGCTTTGGAACGCTGGATATAGCGGTAAACAATGCAGGGGTACTCAGTATCAAGTCTGTTGAAGAATTAACTGAAGAAGATTGGGACTTTGTGAACAACGTGAATGCCAAAGGGGTGTTCTTGTGTTGCAAAGCCGAAATTGCCGCCATGAAAAAAACGGGAAGCGGGCGAATCATTAATGTTGCTTCTATCGCGGGAAAAGAAGGCTTCCCCGATTTGGCGCACTATTGTGCATCGAAATTTGCAGTGGTCGGGTTTACCAATTCGCTGGCAAAAGAGATGCAACGTACAGGTATTACAGTGAATGCGATTTGTCCGGGTATTGTGCCTACCGCCATGTGGTACGGACCGGACGGGTTAGCTGAGCGTTGGAAACTGGAAGGTGAAACCATGGAAGAATCCTGGGCGCGCCACCAAGACATTCTGATCCCTCAAGGCGTAGGTCAAACCCCGGAAGATATGGGGAAACTTGCTGTGTATTTTGCTCAGGCAGAGCACGTGACGGGTCAGGCAGTGAATGTGGATGGCGGATTTACCTTTCACTGA
- a CDS encoding LacI family DNA-binding transcriptional regulator, protein MSKSEKKTTIYDIAKELEISASTVSSALNGTWKARRISEKKAMHIQQFAREKGYYINMQARGLRAAKSGMIGLLIPQHDSRFFASLAQEFDHSAKSRGLCPIVIATERESSDELQTAETLISFSVDALFIAGATDPDAISDLCTQAGVPHINLDLPGTKAPSIVTDNFSGATDLVVAIRDRFKSNSAQSLVFIGGNLDDYATKERIRGFKQATSDLPNEFCSIYAEGYQPKEVHETAKRIFAPSRPAPAGVFVNSITAFEGIIQFMQENQRHPLRRSVIGCFDYHPFLAYVPYNAFMVRQNVKEMIHLAFELWERGDTGNHIVKVKPELVINGA, encoded by the coding sequence ATGAGCAAGTCAGAAAAGAAAACCACCATTTATGACATTGCCAAAGAACTGGAGATATCAGCATCCACCGTTAGCTCTGCACTCAATGGGACTTGGAAAGCAAGGCGGATCTCTGAAAAGAAAGCCATGCATATCCAACAATTCGCCAGAGAAAAAGGGTATTACATTAACATGCAGGCACGTGGGCTAAGAGCCGCTAAGTCAGGTATGATTGGTTTATTAATTCCGCAACACGATAGCCGATTTTTCGCCTCGTTAGCACAGGAGTTCGATCACAGTGCCAAGAGTCGAGGTTTATGCCCCATTGTTATCGCCACGGAACGTGAGTCATCCGACGAACTGCAAACCGCAGAAACGTTGATTTCCTTTTCGGTCGATGCCTTATTTATTGCGGGCGCAACCGATCCAGATGCCATTAGCGATTTGTGTACACAAGCTGGTGTGCCGCACATCAATCTCGATTTACCGGGAACAAAAGCACCTTCGATTGTGACCGATAACTTCTCGGGTGCGACTGATTTAGTGGTCGCCATTCGCGATCGATTCAAAAGTAATTCAGCACAAAGCCTTGTTTTCATTGGCGGTAATTTGGACGATTACGCCACTAAAGAGCGAATCAGGGGGTTTAAACAAGCGACATCTGATCTTCCTAATGAATTTTGCAGTATCTACGCTGAAGGCTACCAACCCAAAGAAGTACATGAAACCGCGAAACGCATATTTGCCCCTTCTCGTCCCGCCCCTGCTGGCGTGTTCGTCAATTCAATTACTGCTTTTGAAGGGATCATTCAATTCATGCAAGAAAACCAACGCCACCCTCTTCGCCGCTCCGTAATTGGCTGTTTCGATTACCACCCCTTTCTTGCCTACGTGCCCTACAACGCATTTATGGTGAGGCAGAACGTAAAAGAAATGATCCATTTAGCATTCGAACTGTGGGAGCGTGGCGATACGGGCAATCACATTGTGAAGGTCAAACCCGAGTTGGTTATCAATGGAGCATAG
- a CDS encoding class I SAM-dependent methyltransferase — MKLDMYTKHAKEYAKAVEDNIYNANFERPSTLALVGDVSGKAVLDLGCGSGEYANYFLTEGAASVTCVDVSQDMIDIVQSRFKNKVCAYSQDLSVGLPYEENDSADVVVCPLVVHYLKDLGAFFKEVTRVLKPGGVFVFSTHHPMVDFKSSPSGDYFRCELIEEEWNTLSQPVEVSFYRRSLTGTFNAITQSGLVVAQFSEGEVTEQVKALSEERYQRLKTRPQFMFIKCQHRQPLAQS, encoded by the coding sequence ATGAAGTTAGACATGTACACCAAACACGCAAAAGAGTACGCCAAAGCAGTTGAAGACAATATTTACAACGCGAATTTCGAACGTCCTTCTACGTTGGCGCTAGTTGGAGATGTGAGTGGGAAAGCGGTATTGGACTTAGGTTGTGGCTCAGGCGAGTATGCCAACTACTTTCTTACCGAGGGGGCTGCGAGTGTCACCTGCGTGGATGTGTCTCAAGATATGATTGATATTGTTCAATCAAGGTTTAAAAACAAAGTATGCGCTTACTCTCAAGATCTGTCTGTTGGCTTGCCTTACGAAGAAAACGATAGCGCAGACGTTGTTGTGTGCCCGCTGGTGGTTCATTACCTAAAAGATTTGGGTGCGTTTTTTAAAGAAGTTACGCGTGTTTTGAAGCCCGGTGGTGTTTTTGTTTTTTCCACTCATCACCCTATGGTGGATTTCAAATCATCGCCTTCTGGTGACTATTTCAGGTGTGAATTGATTGAAGAGGAATGGAATACACTCAGCCAGCCTGTGGAAGTCTCTTTCTATCGTCGCTCACTTACCGGCACGTTTAACGCCATTACTCAAAGTGGCTTAGTCGTCGCCCAATTTTCAGAAGGGGAGGTGACTGAACAAGTAAAAGCGCTATCAGAAGAGAGATACCAAAGGCTGAAAACTCGCCCTCAATTTATGTTTATAAAGTGCCAACACAGGCAACCTTTAGCTCAATCATAA
- a CDS encoding GNAT family N-acetyltransferase → MNNVDIVPVSSEDTVHKALQHSCFQALRNVYTPRQTVHQIQKNRTDNHQAFGALILGTLVGSLEAQFDGHSVSIRSVAVDHKYRKQGIAGKMIKAAMGSYASAQSVSLWCVEQTGNVSVFEKIGFKVTQRIESDILILTDGSPAIEVQMTIDVKRKE, encoded by the coding sequence ATGAATAACGTCGATATCGTTCCTGTTTCTTCGGAAGATACGGTGCATAAGGCATTGCAGCATTCATGTTTTCAAGCGTTAAGAAACGTATACACACCGCGCCAGACTGTACACCAGATCCAAAAAAACCGGACCGATAATCATCAAGCTTTTGGTGCGTTGATTCTGGGAACACTGGTAGGGAGCTTAGAAGCCCAATTCGATGGACACTCCGTCAGTATTCGATCTGTCGCCGTTGATCATAAGTACCGAAAGCAAGGTATTGCCGGAAAGATGATCAAGGCGGCAATGGGATCTTATGCTTCTGCCCAAAGTGTTTCGCTCTGGTGTGTTGAGCAAACAGGCAATGTATCTGTATTTGAGAAAATAGGCTTCAAGGTCACGCAACGTATTGAATCTGATATCTTAATTCTTACCGATGGTAGCCCGGCCATTGAAGTACAAATGACAATCGATGTAAAACGAAAGGAATAA